The DNA region GTCATCGTCGGTCTGGGCTGGGATGCCCGTACCACCACCGGTGGTGACTTCGACCTCGACGCCAGCGCTCTGCTGACGAACGCCGAGGGCAAGGTCGGCAGCGACGGGAATTTCGTCTTCTTCAACAACCTCAAGAGCCCCGACGGCTCGGTCGAGCACACCGGTGACAACCTCACCGGTGAGGGCGAGGGCGACGACGAGGTCATCAAGGTCAACCTGGCCGGTGTGCCGGCCGACGTCGACAAGATCGTCTTCCCGGTTTCGATCTACGAGGCCGAGAGCCGCCA from Streptomyces sp. B1I3 includes:
- a CDS encoding TerD family protein, whose product is MGVSLSKGGNVSLTKAAPNLTAVIVGLGWDARTTTGGDFDLDASALLTNAEGKVGSDGNFVFFNNLKSPDGSVEHTGDNLTGEGEGDDEVIKVNLAGVPADVDKIVFPVSIYEAESRQQSFGQVRNAYIRVVNQADNSELARYDLSEDASTETAMVFGELYRNGAEWKFRAIGQGYASGLRGIAQDFGVNV